The Arachis ipaensis cultivar K30076 chromosome B05, Araip1.1, whole genome shotgun sequence nucleotide sequence GCTTGAAGAAAGGCCCTGAAATGTAATTATATATTGTAACTAAATTATATTTGCCTTGACAAAGCAATTATATTGTAGCCAATAAAACAAAATTTGCTATTAAAAGGAAAAGAGAGCTATGTAGATTGGTCCTAATtattatttatgattttttttaacccAAAATAGCAACTTGGGAGGGGGATATATAAGAGTGGAAGAGGACCCTAGATACAAATAAGAAAATCACTAGGCTGTGAGTTCATCACAACATTTTTTACTCTAGGTCACAGTTTTGACCATAGATATAACAAACTATGACCTTTGATCTATGGTAGTATATTTTGAGCAAAAGTCATGATTTTTAACTGTGGCTAATACTATACCATAATTTAATAGCCACAGTTTCATAGGCAAAAGTCACGGTCCTTTTTTTATAAAGTAAAAAACGTGACTATAGATTAAACGCAAGTATATTAGATTTATACTAAAAGTAATTACtagtataaaatatacattaaaaatgagTTAGATATAATAATTGAGTTTACGggttaattttaatgtacaaattaaataatatttttgaattaaaaggTCACGTTTATGACTATGATCTTAGCCGTTCTATGGTCACGTTTAATTGCATTTGTTTACTATTATTAATGATAGAGCTGATGTATTGCTATATTGGTAGTtaatataataatcatataaCAATCCAAATCTAAATATGAAGCAAATAAACAATCGACCTTGAAGATGAGCAGATCTACTTCCTCTTGGTCCACAATGGCATGAACAAAGAGTACTTCATCTCTTGCTGATTGACTGTACAACTCCAACATTGCGATTTCCTTATTGTGCCcatattcatcatcatcatcaatatccCCATCTTGATATCGAACCTGCCTTCTTGCTGCACATAAAAGACTCGAACCTCTTCTGTGGTTCAAATCCAAAATTCTGAGGGGACATGACAAGTTGACATCGTGTGTAGTAATGTCCTTTAGAGAACATGGTATGGAAAATGGA carries:
- the LOC107642003 gene encoding uncharacterized protein LOC107642003, which codes for MHLAALPMVSKLSRMILLFPFSIPCSLKDITTHDVNLSCPLRILDLNHRRGSSLLCAARRQVRYQDGDIDDDDEYGHNKEIAMLELYSQSARDEVLFVHAIVDQEEVDLLIFKGLSSSLSYSTSPDLTRSILPERAVIKTIDRIKGPFDPNNIVYLQKDVPWEDFKTNLLSN